One window from the genome of Apus apus isolate bApuApu2 chromosome 12, bApuApu2.pri.cur, whole genome shotgun sequence encodes:
- the AMER1 gene encoding APC membrane recruitment protein 1, whose amino-acid sequence MERGCTEEPTRPGGQPGLCGQQEGSDQRREESGAGLPEQGNGSVPAAEPQQPQPPPGKLKKTAFKLFGGKRSICTLPSFFGGRNKGQGKAASKKGLSKCKTHDGLSGAAYDKGDGAQLESPLEGSRDSHPCPLPSSQSAHVAIDTSAKFDFGQQDSSPPGSIEGCEKKPNGDKSFPRPKKGLKGFFNSIRRHRKSKVPECEKTELPEWTGDSEQAGKAPGVGAESQEAMEGRGLGPVPLAMACPGCWEDERSVGTAAHGGEAAEPSCLTADEGTSEGDVVVMPGKKDTLDTKSETDAVVCTDFDHGNLLLDFPPGFMDNDPPCLHSGDLLSLILGDATSLKSFDSLTGCGDDIAEPDITESTISVERSRDAAKRSSCLVTYQGGGEEMAIPEEAEEYLHQIWNGNVAEDRSYEAQVSSSSLETHASHEAEAHPYLADAMDGVDLLTPQSDQQESAPNSDEGYYDSTTPGPEDEAGDGLSEIKKDRLPRDSYSGDALYEFDTLMSPSHGDESLFEGKISRPGIFSYFLDFCLPAEKSLNHMMDQKRGVMETEEERLAAIQKELLYWELQREPVLKRLDLPDKKCPREKQCIECKTRAASSMGKNQSGLGSEQVASHTPNRGVHTGVLVARAENPEWRDFPGTLCPENCYNSQKAQGSCLIQLTKNNSGFSSDPDCGLFGGSVLGSIAPAKAGMFPGYRLPEPECGSGEETTTSKSQVGSECEPEHAVSFSQALVEFASSGTLFSSLSESLGSSASGSSFTQNLPALPTMVTFDVVDVEQEGEGECEQHPEMNAGEDIAEAFDDGYGQKESLAECDERMSPGYSPGSFQSCNWGVASLPRHLRLHGLSPSLPAPLSVDRRSRSLDTESMEIELADSQVVRSSPQPSRLWSKRESSKKDSGGARRSQSKEEGELVALDGGLSWPGLQHLPHDTDMAAGGMKHWGFTPTAAMESTWEPPELQGTMSPFLSLSQSVAGQTPERRPQELELSRHLLRPSDLPLQPDARQSRETAGSYRYHGDLSAKKLSHLLPLGETEPELPMGFSFSCSPEKRTKCKPIGVAQGMPQHPNGSTSATQSPERCGEPLKGRAPPGHVLPTGCQSTAMNVTEAK is encoded by the coding sequence ATGGAAAGGGGCTGCACGGAGGAGCCCACCCGGCCCGGGGGGCAGCCGGGGCTGTGCGGGCAGCAAGAGGGAAGCGACCAGCGGCGGGAGGagagcggggccgggctgcccgAGCAGGGCAACGGCTCCGTGCCGGCTGCCGAGCCACAGCAGCCTCAGCCGCCTCCTGGCAAgctgaagaaaactgctttcaAACTGTTTGGGGGGAAGAGGAGCATCTGTACACTACCCAGCTTCTTTGGAGGCAGGAACAAGGGCCAAGGGAAAGCAGCCTCTAAAAAGGGCCTCAGTAAATGTAAGACCCACGACGGGCTCAGCGGCGCTGCTTATGACAAGGGCGATGGGGCGCAGCTGGAAAGCCCtttggaggggagcagggactCACATCCTTGCCCCCTGCCAAGCTCCCAAAGTGCTCACGTGGCCATAGACACTAGTGCTAAGTTTGATTTTGGCCAGCAAGACAGCTCTCCACCTGGGAGTATCGAAGGCTGTGAGAAAAAGCCCAATGGAGATAAGTCCTTTCCCAGACCTAAAAAAGGCCTGAAAGGGTTTTTTAACAGTATCCGACGTCACCGGAAGAGCAAGGTTCCTGAGTGTGAGAAAACAGAGCTCCCCGAGTGGACTGGGGATTCGGAGCAGGCTGGCAAAGCTCCTGGTGTGGGAGCAGAGAGCCAAGAGGCCATGGAGGGAAGGGGACTGGGACCTGTCCCTCTTGCCATGGCCTGCCCGGGCTGCTGGGAGGATGAGCGCTCAGTAGGCACAGCTGCCCACGGTGGGGAGGCTGCTGAGCCCAGCTGTCTCACAGCTGATGAAGGCACCTCTGAGGGTGACGTGGTGGTGATGCCAGGGAAGAAGGACACTCTGGATACAAAATCAGAGACCGACGCTGTTGTCTGCACAGACTTTGACCACGGCAATCTGCTGCTGGACTTCCCTCCTGGCTTCATGGACAATGACCCTCCCTGCCTACACTCTGGGGACCTCCTAAGCCTCATCTTAGGAGATGCCACATCCCTAAAGAGCTTTGATTCCCTGACAGGGTGTGGAGATGACATTGCTGAGCCTGACATCACTGAGAGCACCATCTCTGTGGAGCGCAGCAGAGACGCTGCTAAACGGAGCTCCTGCCTGGTCACCTACCagggtggtggggaggagaTGGCCATAcctgaggaggcagaggagtaCCTCCACCAGATATGGAATGGCAACGTGGCAGAGGACAGGAGCTATGAAGCCCAGGTGTCAAGTAGCAGTTTGGAGACACATGCCTCCCACGAGGCGGAAGCCCACCCCTACCTGGCGGACGCAATGGATGGTGTGGACCTCCTGACTCCACAGAGTGACCAGCAAGAGTCAGCCCCTAATAGCGATGAGGGTTATTACGATTCCACCACCCCAGGGCCAGAGGATGAAGCTGGAGACGGGCTCAGTGAGATCAAGAAGGACCGTCTTCCCAGAGACAGTTACAGCGGTGATGCACTTTATGAGTTTGACACATTGATGAGTCCCTCACATGGAGATGAATCCCTGTTTGAGGGCAAAATCTCACGCCCGGGGATCTTCAGCTACTTCTTGGacttctgcctccctgctgaGAAGAGCTTGAATCACATGATGGATCAGAAAAGAGGGGTGATGGAAACAGAGGAAGAGCGGCTAGCGGCCATTCAGAAGGAGCTGCTGtactgggagctgcagagggagcCGGTCTTGAAACGACTTGATCTTCCAGACAAGAAGTGTCCCCGGGAAAAGCAGTGCATTGAATGTAAAACTAGAGCAGCCAGCTCGATGGGCAAGAATCAGAGTGGCCTTGGTAGTGAGCAGGTGGCCTCACACACCCCAAACAGGGGTGTGCATACTGGGGTTTTGGTGGCTAGAGCTGAAAATCCAGAGTGGAGAGATTTTCCAGGGACTCTGTGTCCAGAGAACTGTTACAACAGCCAAAAAGCCCAAGGAAGTTGCCTTATTCAGCTCACGAAGAACAACTCAGGGTTCAGTTCGGACCCGGattgtgggttgtttggggGCTCCGTCCTGGGCAGCATAGCCCCAGCCAAAGCAGGGATGTTCCCTGGCTACAGACTCCCAGAGCCCGAGTGTGGCAGTGGAGAGGAGACCACCACCAGCAAGTCCCAGGTGGGCAGCGAGTGCGAGCCTGAGCATGCTGTGAGCTTCTCGCAGGCGCTGGTGGAGTTTGCCAGCAGCGGGAccctcttctccagcctctcagAAAGCCTGGGGAGCTCTGCCTCTGGCTCTTCCTTCACCCAgaacctccctgccctccccaccaTGGTTACCTTCGACGTCGTTGATgtggagcaggaaggagaaggggagtGTGAGCAGCACCCCGAGATGAATGCCGGTGAGGACATTGCCGAGGCCTTTGACGACGGCTACGGACAGAAAGAGTCGTTGGCTGAATGTGACGAGAGAATGTCCCCGGGGTATTCCCCGGGCTCCTTCCAGAGCTGTAACTGGGGTGTTGCCAGCCTGCCCCGGCACCTGCGGCTCCACGGGCTGAGCCCCTCTCTGCCAGCACCCCTCTCTGTTGACCGTAGGAGCCGGTCACTCGACACAGAGAGCATGGAGATTGAGCTTGCTGACTCACAGGTTGTCAGGAGCAGCCCTCAGCCCAGCCGGCTCTGGTCAAAGCgggaaagcagcaaaaaggaCTCAGGTGGAGCAAGGAGGAGCCAGAGCAAGGAGGAGGGCGAGCTGGTAGCTCTTGATGGTGGGTTGAGCTGGCCAGGCTTGCAGCACCTTCCACACGACACCGACATGGCTGCTGGGGGGATGAAGCACTGGGGCTTCACTCCAACTGCTGCAATGGAAAGCACCTGGGAGCcaccagagctgcagggcaCCATGTCCCCTTTCCTGTCTCTTTCCCAGAGTGTTGCTGGACAGACTCCGGAGAGGCGGCCccaagagctggagctgagcaggcACCTGCTCCGACCCTCCGATTTACCTCTGCAGCCCGACGCCAGGCAGTCCCGGGAGACAGCCGGTTCCTACAGGTACCACGGGGACCTCAGTGCCAAAAAGCTGTCCCACTTGTTACCCTTGGGAGAGACTGAGCCCGAGCTGCCCATGGGCTTTAGTTTCTCTTGCTCCCCAGAGAAGCGCACCAAGTGCAAACCCATTGGCGTTGCCCAGGGAATGCCTCAGCATCCCAACGGCAGCACCAGTGCCACACAAAGCCCGGAGCGCTGCGGAGAGCCCCTGAAAGGCAGAGCCCCCCCTGGCCACGTGCTGCCCACGGGCTGCCAGAGCACTGCCATGAATGTCACTGAAGCCAAATAG
- the ASB12 gene encoding LOW QUALITY PROTEIN: ankyrin repeat and SOCS box protein 12 (The sequence of the model RefSeq protein was modified relative to this genomic sequence to represent the inferred CDS: deleted 1 base in 1 codon), protein MRNICEIPTSLALPFTMKVVPGRQTRKMSLMDITKMFSMLQPREDEEDNGESEELNRAVSEDDYQTLDVLLSQDRYKKFINRRSGWGVPSTPLRLAATKGHFRSVKVLLAHGAEVDSLDVKAQTPLFMAVSNGHRECVKVLLEAGASPAGSIYNNCSPLLIAARDGDVAILQQLLDHGAETNVQARLPEWAANSAACSGPLYLAAVYGHLECFKLLLLHGADPDYNCTEERVIAQIKEPKTLLETCLRHGCRSEFIKLLIDFGANVHLPNVVVDEVAPRSKGLELLLQARAHPKSLMSQSRLAMRRLLKQAGHLHALGELEIPTVLENYLQHQP, encoded by the exons ATGAGGAACATCTGTGAAATCCCCAC ATCTTTGGCTTTACCATTTACGATGAAAGTGGTACCTGGGAGACAGACCCGA AAAATGAGCCTAATGGATATCACTAAGATGTTCTCCATGCTCCAGCCCAGAGAAGATGAAGAGGACAATGGAGAAAGCGAGGAGCTGAACCGAGCAGTGTCTGAGGATGACTACCAAACCCTGGATGTTCTCTTGTCCCAAGACAGGTACAAGAAGTTCATCAACCGGAGGAGTGGCTGGGGTGTACCCAGCACCCCGCTGCGTCTGGCTGCCACCAAGGGCCACTTCAGGAGTGTGAAGGTCCTGCTGGCCCATGGGGCAGAGGTGGACAGCCTGGATGTGAAGGCTCAAACCCCACTCTTCATGGCTGTCAGCAACGGTCACCGGGAATGCGTGAAGGTCCTCCTGGAGGCAGGAGCCAGTCCTGCTGGCAGCATCTACAACAACTGCTCCCCCCTGCTCATCGCTGCGAGGGACGGGGACGTGgccatcctgcagcagctgctggaccACGGCGCGGAAACCAACGTTCAAGCCAGGCTGCCCGAGTGGGCTGCCAACTCAGCAGCTTGTTCCGGTCCCCTCTACCTCGCCGCCGTGTACGGGCACCTGGAGTGCTTCAAGCTACTGCTGCTCCATGGTGCTGACCCCGACTACAACTGCACCGAGGAGAGGGTGATCGCCCAGATCAAGGAGCCCAAGACTCTGCTGGAAACCTGCCTGAGGCACGGCTGCAGGAGCGAGTTCATCAAGCTGCTCATTGACTTTGGAGCCAACGTTCACTTGCCCAATGTCGTGGTGGATGAGGTGGCACCTCGTAGCAagggcctggagctgctgctgcaggcgAGAG CTCATCCCAAGTCCTTGATGTCTCAGTCCCGGCTGGCGATGAGACGTCTCCTGAAGCAGGCTGGCCATCTGCATgccctgggagagctggagatCCCAACGGTCCTGGAAAACTACCTCCAACACCAGCCATGA